TAAACTAACCACTTTCGCGTGTTGATACTGCTAGAATTTTTTACACTGTGCTTAAGCCTTATTTGATAAGGCATTTTTGCCTTTAATGTTGTTAGCCAGTTTTATCAGTCAGTGCGCCATATCCCTTTATTTATTATCTTAATGACCCGAGGTTTTCATGTCTAGCCCTACCGCGATGCCAGCTTGTCTATATATCGTTGCCACGCCGATTGGCAATCTGAGCGACATGACACCGCATGCGATTGATGTCTTAAAGCAAGTCGCTATCATTGCCTGTGAAGATACGCGCACCTCAGGTAAGCTGTTGTCACACTTTGGCATTAACACCAAAGGCAGTAAGGATGATGATACTGAAGAGGTAACAGTACACAATAATAAGAATGATGGCGAAAAAGACCCTGATAGCACGGCTAAACAAAAAGGTCATAATAAGCTTTGGGCTTATCATGAGCATAATAGCGCCATTCAAACACCCAAAATTATTGAAATGATTGAGCAAGGTCATTCCGTTGCCTTGATTAGTGATGCTGGCACGCCACTGATTAGTGACCCAGGTTATCAATTGGTGCAAGCAGCACATGCTGCTGGCGTTCGCGTATCCCCTATTATTGGTGCCTCTGCTGCTATTGCCGCACTGTCTGTTGCAGGATTGCCCTCAGACCGCTTTAGCTTTATTGGTTTTCTACCAGCAAAAACACATGGTCGCCAAAAACAATTAGCAGCACTGCACTCTCGCACTGAAACCTTAATATTTTACGAAGCGCCGCACCGTATTATTGCCAGTTTAGAAGATATGGCGACTGTATTTGGTGCTGAGCGCGAAGTAACGTTTTGCCGTGAATTGACCAAAACCTTTGAGACCGTAAATAAAAGTACGCTTGGCGCTTTGGTTGAATTTGTTAAAGCAGATGACAATCAGCAGCGCGGTGAAATAGTGGTGGTGGTCGCCGGAGCCAATGTTGCCCAAGACGATGATGACATCAGTATTCATGATAAATTACTGCAACGGCTGCTAGAGGACTTATCAGTGAAAAAAGCCGCTGCTTTAGGTGCTGACATCACCGGTGTCAAAAAGAATGCACTCTATCAGCGCTTACTTGAGCTACAAGCATAATAATTTTTGGATATTATAACCAAACAGACGCAGTTATAAATTCTTTGAGGAGAGATAAGCAATGTACGATGTGATGGCGATAGGTAATGCTTTGGTTGACCACGAATATCTGTTATCAGATGCTGCACTAGAAGAAACTGACCTGACTAAAGGTAATATGACGCTGGCAGGTATTGAAGAACAACAGCAATTATTGGCATATTTTAAGCTGGCAGAAATAGAACCATCAAAACAAGCGGGTGGCGGTTCAGCTGCCAATGCCATGTACACGTTTTCAAGTTTGGGCGGTAAACCTTTTTATGCCTGCCGCGTCGGCGACGATAAGCAAGGTGAATTTTATTTAAAAGACTTACATGAAGCAGGTGTTGCCACCTCACCTCAGTCCATTCATGTAGGCGGTGTAACTGGCTCATGTGTGGTTGCAGTAACTGAAGATGGCGAGCGTACTATGCAGACGTTCCTAGGTACTTCAAGCGATATAACCGCTGATAACGTTGACTTTGACGCGTTAACTCAAGCTGAGTGGTTGTATTTGGAAGGCTACCTTGCTATGTCTGCAGGTATTCAGCCAGCGATGGATCAATTGCGTCAGCAAGCGACTGTAAACGGTGCCAAGATTGCCGTTAGCTTTGCTGATCCAGCCGTTGTGAAATTCGCTAAAGAAGGTTTGCTAAATATGCTCGGCAATAAAGTTGCGGTGATATTCTGCAATAGTGAAGAGGCACGTTTATTTACAGATGAAAATGAATACAAGTCAGCGGCGCGTGCGCTACTTGAATACTGTCAAATTGTAGTAGTCACTGACGGTGCTAATGGTGCGGTGATTGCACATCAGCCAAATGATGAGTCCAACATTGAAATTCATGATATCCCTACGCCAGCAGTCGATAGTGTCATCGATACCAATGGTGCCGGTGATAACTATGCGGGCGCATTTCTATATGCTTTGTCACAGCAATATAGTTTGCCAGAATGTGGTCGTCTTGCCAGCGCAGTTGCCGCGCAAGTGATTCAACAGCTCGGTCCACGTTTAGCGTCAGAAGATTATCAGAGTATTGCCAAACGTGTACTGACTGCTTAAAAAATTAAGCCTAATAATTAGCAGTATTTAGATAGCTTAGAAAATAAAAAAGCCCATATCGATTTGATATGGGCTTTCTGCTTTATAAGCTATTATTTAATTAAGCCGCAGCCAATGCTTGCTCTAAATCGGCTTTGATATCTTCGATATGCTCAATACCAATTGATAAACGAACCATATCAATGCTGACGCCTGCCTTTTCGAGCTCTTGCTCATTGAGCTGGCGATGGGTGGTCGTTGCTGGATGACAAGCTAATGATTTGGCATCACCGATATTCACCAAGCGTGTAATCAGTTGCAGTGCATCAATAAAGCGCGCGCCTGCTTCAAGCCCACCTTTTACCCCAAAAGTCAAAATAGCAGATGGCGTACCTTTCATGTATTTTTTGGCAAGTTCATGCTCAGGATGGTCAGGCAGACCAGCATATTTTACCCAAGCAACTTTATCATGATCACGTAGATACTCTGCAACCGCTTGCGCGTTTTGAACATGACGCTCCATACGTAAACCTAGCGTCTGTAAACCTTGCAAAATACTAAAGGCATTGAGCGGGCTTAACGCTGCGCCAGTATTTCGCAGCGGTGCCACACGAGCACGGGCGATAAATGCCGCAGCGCCAACGTCTTTGACGAAGTTTACGCCATGATAGCTAGCATCTGGGGTATTTAATAACGGAAAACGTTCAGGATAATCGTCCCAAGGGAAAGTACCACTATCGACAATAGCGCCACCAATCGAGGTACCGGTACCGCTCATATATTTGGTCAATGAATGAATGACAATATCCGCACCAAACTCAAATGGACGACATAATGCAGGTGTCGCAACGGTGCTATCAATCACCACTGGCACGCCATATTCATGCGCGATATCACTGAGTGCTTGGATATCAATAATATTGCCGAGTGGATTACCAATACTTTCCGCAAAGACCATTTTAGTCTTATCATCGATTAAATCACGAATCGCGGCAGGATTTTTATGGTCAAAAAAGCGCACCTCTATACCTTGTCGTGGTAATGCATGAGCGAATAAATTATAAGTACCACCATATAGTGTCGATACCGCAACGATATTGTCGCCTGCTTCACAAATGGTTTGAATCGCATAAGTGATGGCAGCCATACCAGAAGCCACAGCAAGCGCGCCGATACCGCCCTCAAGTGCAGCAACGCGCTCTTCTAGTACCGCATTGGTAGGGTTCATGATACGGGTATAAATGTTGCCAGCAACTTTTAAATCAAATAAGTCTGCACCATGCTGAGTATTATCAAAGGCATATGAGCTGGTATGATAAATGGGCACAGCAACCGCTTTGGTGGTCGGCTCTACAGTATATCCGGCATGAATCGCCAAGGTTTCAAGGCGTTGATTATTTTGCTTAGCTGGTTGTCCGTCACTCATATTGGGCTCCTATATATTTATTCGCTATCAAAAAATATTTGGTGATTAAAATAGCTATCGCTAAACGATAGGCATAAAAAAAGCTGAGTTAATCATAACTCAACTTCTTTATGAAAAGAATAGCAAATTATCCATCGCTTAATGACAAAAATTCATAAGCAATAAAAAACAAACATCCTATTCGTACTTATAATCACCGATTAGGTTTTATTAATCAAAGCATTCTTATTTATAATAGGCGTTTTCAGTACGAGTATGATCGGTCTCATCAATCACTTGAGTAAGCTCTGGTATTTGCTGTTTTAGCTGCACTTCAACACCTTGACGCAAAGTCATATCAACCGCTGAACAGCCTTGACAACCGCCACCAAATTTCAATACGGCAGTCAATCCAACACCTTCTTCATCAATCAATTCAAGCAACTGTACATCACCACCATGCGCCGCCAGACTTGGATTAATCTCAGACTGCAACACATAGTTGATACGCTCTTCTACACTGGCATCAGCGC
The window above is part of the Psychrobacter cryohalolentis K5 genome. Proteins encoded here:
- the rsmI gene encoding 16S rRNA (cytidine(1402)-2'-O)-methyltransferase encodes the protein MSSPTAMPACLYIVATPIGNLSDMTPHAIDVLKQVAIIACEDTRTSGKLLSHFGINTKGSKDDDTEEVTVHNNKNDGEKDPDSTAKQKGHNKLWAYHEHNSAIQTPKIIEMIEQGHSVALISDAGTPLISDPGYQLVQAAHAAGVRVSPIIGASAAIAALSVAGLPSDRFSFIGFLPAKTHGRQKQLAALHSRTETLIFYEAPHRIIASLEDMATVFGAEREVTFCRELTKTFETVNKSTLGALVEFVKADDNQQRGEIVVVVAGANVAQDDDDISIHDKLLQRLLEDLSVKKAAALGADITGVKKNALYQRLLELQA
- a CDS encoding adenosine kinase, with amino-acid sequence MYDVMAIGNALVDHEYLLSDAALEETDLTKGNMTLAGIEEQQQLLAYFKLAEIEPSKQAGGGSAANAMYTFSSLGGKPFYACRVGDDKQGEFYLKDLHEAGVATSPQSIHVGGVTGSCVVAVTEDGERTMQTFLGTSSDITADNVDFDALTQAEWLYLEGYLAMSAGIQPAMDQLRQQATVNGAKIAVSFADPAVVKFAKEGLLNMLGNKVAVIFCNSEEARLFTDENEYKSAARALLEYCQIVVVTDGANGAVIAHQPNDESNIEIHDIPTPAVDSVIDTNGAGDNYAGAFLYALSQQYSLPECGRLASAVAAQVIQQLGPRLASEDYQSIAKRVLTA
- a CDS encoding O-acetylhomoserine aminocarboxypropyltransferase/cysteine synthase family protein, with translation MSDGQPAKQNNQRLETLAIHAGYTVEPTTKAVAVPIYHTSSYAFDNTQHGADLFDLKVAGNIYTRIMNPTNAVLEERVAALEGGIGALAVASGMAAITYAIQTICEAGDNIVAVSTLYGGTYNLFAHALPRQGIEVRFFDHKNPAAIRDLIDDKTKMVFAESIGNPLGNIIDIQALSDIAHEYGVPVVIDSTVATPALCRPFEFGADIVIHSLTKYMSGTGTSIGGAIVDSGTFPWDDYPERFPLLNTPDASYHGVNFVKDVGAAAFIARARVAPLRNTGAALSPLNAFSILQGLQTLGLRMERHVQNAQAVAEYLRDHDKVAWVKYAGLPDHPEHELAKKYMKGTPSAILTFGVKGGLEAGARFIDALQLITRLVNIGDAKSLACHPATTTHRQLNEQELEKAGVSIDMVRLSIGIEHIEDIKADLEQALAAA